A stretch of Spodoptera frugiperda isolate SF20-4 chromosome 6, AGI-APGP_CSIRO_Sfru_2.0, whole genome shotgun sequence DNA encodes these proteins:
- the LOC118267788 gene encoding connectin-like, whose amino-acid sequence MDLKYLILMIAFATVEINVTESRQNDKRRWKNDKIYSHYVNICDIQDRGSKVHCYCESIKIKTATKADCWVFNGGIAEDDPFWSNFYSQPKIEKLTFNVRADGGLTYIPAKVIVRLERLQYLNIQYANIYSIPSFAFTNSTTLREITLPKNKIAKLEKMSFAHLIMLSNVSLVENQISELKRDVFYVLPNLQRLYLSKNIISVLHDGCFKHLNNLIKLDLDNNQLTVVIRENFQGLSNLITLDMRNNKLTMIGDLAFAELWSLQELYLDGNEIEFISERGFGGLTQLRKLSLADNKLGTLDDGVLDDIQKLNILDLRNNNLETLKQEAVQNVLENMKSNYALISLDGNKLTCDCRLSWLHKLRNETKSKRVKASLSRLNCIMDTKTNIGTLKIEKPQKAIQGSYKKEIDYEEDEFEEKHYDDAMQDQETDNDDTKIEYKRKLLEIPTEMLPCPNRLIYEASFSPPTQDEVKYYKTSSSHMLVATTLNVLLTALAIL is encoded by the exons ATGGACCTTAAATATCTGATCCTAATGATTGCCTTCGCTACAGTCGAAATAAATGTAACTGAGAGTCGACAGAACGACAAAAGACGATGGAAGAACGACAAGATTTACTCACACTACGTTAATATTTGTGATATACAGGACCGAGGGTCCAAAGTTCATTGTTACTGCGAGAGTATAAAGATAAAAACCGCCACAAAGGCCGATTGTTGGGTATTCAACGGCGGGATAGCTGAAGACGATCCGTTCTGGTCCAATTTTTATTCACAACCAAAAATAGAAAAGTTAACATTCAACGTCAGAGCCGACGGCGGATTGACGTACATACCCGCAAAAGTGATCGTTAGGCTGGAACGATTACAGTACCTCAACATCCAGTACGCCAACATCTATAGTATACCATCATTTGCGTTCACCAACTCCACCACGCTCCGGGAAATAACCCTGCCGAAGAACAAAATAGCGAAATTGGAAAAGATGTCATTCGCCCATCTAATAATGCTGTCAAACGTCAGCTTAGTGGAAAATCAGATATCTGAATTGAAACGGGACGTGTTCTACGTCCTACCCAATTTGCAGAGGCTGTATCTGTCGAAGAACATAATTAGCGTTCTCCACGACGGATGTTTCAAACATCTGAACAATCTCATAAAATTGGACCTCGACAACAATcagttgacagttgtcattagGGAAAACTTCCAAGGCCTGTCTAATCTGATCACGTTGGATATgagaaacaataaattaacgATGATAGGGGACCTTGCCTTCGCGGAACTTTGGAGCCTTCAAGAACTTTACCTGGACGGCAACGAAATAGAATTTATATCCGAGAGGGGTTTCGGTGGATTGACTCAGCTGCGAAAACTTTCGCTGGCCGATAATAAGTTGGGGACATTAGACGACGGCGTGCTCGATGATATTCAAAAGTTGAATATTTTGGATTTGAGGAACAATAACTTGGAAACATTGAAACAAGAAGCAGTGCAAAATGTTTTGGAGAACATGAAGTCCAATTATGCGTTAATCTCTTTAGACG GCAATAAGCTGACCTGTGACTGCCGTCTGTCCTGGTTACACAAGCTGCGCAACGAAACGAAAAGCAAACGCGTCAAAGCCTCGCTGTCCCGCCTCAACTGCATCATGGACACTAAGACGAACATAGGTACGTTAAAAATAGAAAAGCCACAAAAAGCTATTCAAGGTTCATACAAAAAGGAGATTGATTATGAAGAAGATGAATTCGAAGAGAAGCATTACGACGATGCGATGCAAGACCAAGAAACCGACAATGATGATACTAAAATTGAGTACAAGAGGAAATTGCTTGAAATACCAACGGAGATGCTTCCTTGTCCGAACCGTTTAATTTACGAGGCATCGTTTTCACCACCCACCCAAGACGAGGTCAAGTACTACAAGACTTCATCAAGCCATATGCTAGTAGCAACAACACTGAACGTGCTACTCACCGCACTAGCAATATTGTAG